AGAACTGTGTCAAGTTTGTCTATCTTTAGTATAAAGAGTACTTTGTTATTACTTACTGCGATAGAAAACTTCTGGTTATTACTTTTAGCGTAAGACATGATCCTGATTATGGTAGCTACACCAAATGAGTCTATTTCAACTGTATCTAGAAGATCTAACACTATACCTACTGCTTCCTTCGGAAGCTCTGGAATAGGGTTTACTAGATCCTCAAAATCAAAGACTGTAAGAGATTTTCCAGGTCTGAGCACTATTATATCACCGAGTTTGATGACTTCTATGCCCACGACAATAATTCTGTATGGTAAAGCTAAGAATTCTCAAATTAAGGGACTCTCCAGACAATAAGTTCCAATTTCCATTGAATAAGTAAGCAGGATTCTAAACTTTATGAAGGTTAGACTAACTCCTCTATCCATTTTCTAACTTCGCCAAACTTAAAGTTCTCACCGTGCCCTGGTAAGCAAATATCCTCATCCTTAAGGATAGCTAGCAACTTCTTTAGAGAAGCTAGCATATCTTCAGCATTTCCGCCAAAAAGATCTGTCCTGCCATAGGAAAATCTAAACAAAGTGTCACCTGTAAAGACAACTCTTCTTTCAGGGAAATAGATACAACTTGCCCCTGGTGTGTGTCCGGGCGTGTGGATAACTGTAAATTCTTCACTTTCTACACAAAGCTTACTACCATCTTCTAGAAGTATGTCTGGTTTTATAGAGCAAAAGGGACTTAGAAAATAAGCTGAAAGGTTATAAAAGGCATTAGATAACATTTCTACGTCTAATCTGTTAATTGCAAGCTTTGCACCTGTTGAGGAAACCAGTGTGTTATTGCCCATTATATGGTCAAAATGCGCATGAGTGTTGATGACATACTTTAGCTTGATTTTCCTAGCATTCACTATGTCAATTAGTAGTTTAGGATCGTCACCAGGGTCTATTACTAATCCTTCGCTCTCACCCCATACTAAGTAACAATTAGTTTGATTTACTCCTAAAACAAAAGTTTCGATATTCATAAACGCGAGGAGCCGTTAAGGCTCCTAAGAACTACTTATCATCAAGAACAACAACTCCTGGTAAAGGCTTACCTTCAACAAACTCCAGTGATGCGCCACCACCTGTTGAGATATGGGTCATCTTGCTCTCAACTCCTGCTTTGGCAACTGCTGCAGCCGAGTCCCCACCACCAATTACCTTTATAGCATCTTTAAGATTAGCCAGAGTTTTTGCTATCTCAACAGTACCCTTAGCAAACTCATCCTTCTCAAATACTCCAAGAGGACCATTCCAGAAGACAGTTTTAGCATTTCTTAACTCATCGCTAAAGAGTCTTATGGTAGCACTTCCAATATCAACACCTACCATATCTGATGGTATTT
This region of Brevinematia bacterium genomic DNA includes:
- a CDS encoding STAS domain-containing protein; this encodes MGIEVIKLGDIIVLRPGKSLTVFDFEDLVNPIPELPKEAVGIVLDLLDTVEIDSFGVATIIRIMSYAKSNNQKFSIAVSNNKVLFILKIDKLDTVLPLYNSVEEAISHIRG
- a CDS encoding MBL fold metallo-hydrolase: MNIETFVLGVNQTNCYLVWGESEGLVIDPGDDPKLLIDIVNARKIKLKYVINTHAHFDHIMGNNTLVSSTGAKLAINRLDVEMLSNAFYNLSAYFLSPFCSIKPDILLEDGSKLCVESEEFTVIHTPGHTPGASCIYFPERRVVFTGDTLFRFSYGRTDLFGGNAEDMLASLKKLLAILKDEDICLPGHGENFKFGEVRKWIEELV